From the Cucumis sativus cultivar 9930 chromosome 5, Cucumber_9930_V3, whole genome shotgun sequence genome, the window ACtcaaaacaatacaatataacatTGATTTCAAAGGTATGTTAATCATCAATTTTTGACCGCATGTTTAGGCCAcgaatgattttaaaatgttaaacttgatcatttttgttattttaggAATTATTGtgaaatatgttttcaatcttttaaaattaatgttgatgatattaaaTTCACATCTGAGaatgtaaaacaaaatattatattaaattggaataccaaaaatatattttacgaTTTTGAATCGGATAAAACATGTACTATTACTGATGATTTTTGTTATGTTGACCAACTTCAAcactaataataaaagatgagattaatgagaaaaaaaacataaaaaaaaaagtattcaCATCTTTTAATAATATCGATCGCAACGGTCTTTTTAAAGTGTACgagaaatatattattatttagcgtcaatattgtttttatatttggttggCATTTGAGTCTCGGTTGTGCTTATTAACCGACAACCTCAACTCATAACATTCATAAATTGATTAATCAAAgttattaatttgattgattttagtATATGAATGATCGATTGTTTAGTCTATATTCTTGTTTAATTAgttgaactttcaatttgattagATGAACATagttatcaaatataaacagCAACCctatcaaattaatattttgaaaaagggcTAAATCAACCAGAAACTGCCCCTTCTAACACATTAAATAAAGACAAgcaattgttttgaattttttgccAAACTAACATTGACCTAggagatttttttatataaataaccTAAATTTAGTTGCATTAATGTGAAGATaatattaattctaaaattaatacaaattaacattttacttGCAATCTCAAATAACTGACtatatatagttaaattttCAATGGATGATAATTAGAAATGGATGAGTTGTTGAATAGATAACTCATAAGATCAATATCGAGAATGAGAAAGAATTTGTATTCTATAAAGTTGCTATCCATTTTGAAATCACACTTGAAATCTGATTGATTCGACTATAATTAAACTCTAAAGAGAATTAAGCATTGGATGGTGTTTTGTGTTCCTAAATTTGATTCATTTAACattaaatacaacaaaataaaaaaatcgaCCCGGTGGCTCAATctttaaatctattttatataacactaaaattaaataaatacccAATTCTTTGTTcctgtttaaattaatttatgataaaGGAACGAAAATAAAActcatcaattttcaaatggtATTTCTCATGAGTTGATAAAAATGCACACATATTAATTACTAAAGGGACGCATACCTAATAGTGTACTATAGTAGAAGTTTAATTTGTGTATAAGTTTATTGTGTTATTATACCAACCTCATaccttaattaaaaatattcacTTAGTATCAATATAACAAACTTAAACATAAttcaattgattaaaatatatacattcatTCAACTactattcatatatttatgcGTCTAAGTAGCGTGCAAACCGCACTAACATACCAACTCAAATTATTGGTTTAAATCGAGCAtgtaaatcaataaaataaagtacaCACCCAAAAGTACATTTAAACCGTCAAAGCATgatgctttttttctttcaatttgatCATCCTTGTTTCATGAAACCAATTACTCTACTTATTATATGTTATCATACAATGACGAATTTTTTAAGGGATCAGAGGACGTCCCCTCACattctcttaattttgaaaaccacTGGGTTCTTGGTTAAATTCTATCTTATGACAATAATTTCCTTCCCCAAATCATTTACTAAAAGTTTAatgacttttttaaaaatctcataaaaCCCTACctaattttctataatttctaaatctacatatttacattacaaaaggtatttctttattgttaaaaatgtAGTTAATGTTATGGGAGCATTAGTgaaacatcaatttttttttttcaacattttttagtatgtttattatatagtgtctGATATCCCTtagataaaatttatagatCTGTCACTGCTACCATATGTCATAATTTATTAGACAAATCAATAGCTACAACAACTATTGAATAAGGTGACTATTATGTTCTCgaatttataataaagttcaatcaaacaaaatataagtTGAATATGTGTgtattatatacatatttgaaattcaatagTTAGAAAgtggaattttaaaaatggaaaatactTTGAGAgtcttctaaaattaaaaaatggaaaaagaaagaaaaaattaaaccaagtACCATGTTTGTTagacattttactttttctctttttttaaaaaaattatattcttttagataagtattttacttttgtaaaaaaaaatgaaatttaggcaaaattaaaagaaaaagaaaacttgattttaatttagcTTTGATATTTGCAAAAGatgtttttgaaaagtatGTAATAAAACAAGGGAatatattgagaaaaatgatgaatgtaagtttaattttcaaatacataaaattaaaaatgggaCCTAAAGGAACACATTTGAGATTTGTGtctattttattgaaaatttaaaattttttatagaattttttaaaatagaaattgtttgacaaactatttatatttcaaaaaataaaatgattaaaaaaacaaaaaatttcaagttcatttttataaaaagtgtaaatattacaatttctcttatttaaaatattatagagACACAAACATAATAGTTGCATTAACATAAATTCTAAACTTATATTCAATAAcactctttatttttatatataaacaaattgaatcTATCAGTAAGAATAGAAACAATGACGgacaaaataacaatatttgagttaaaaataataacgtTTGggtcaaaatttaaattcatgtgCTCAATCTCTATtggtaaaaaatgaaataaagcACGACTATTAGTGTTGATAAGTAACATATCTATCCTACAGTAATTCCAAAATCTTAACAAACATCTATTGAAATACGTCGTTATAATCTGAACGAGATaacttaaattatattatagtttttccttttttcaccATTGAACTAAAATCTGAGAATGGGTAGGTAACAAGCACAGGACAACAATTCCACGTTCTCTTATCCCAATTTTGACATCAATactattaaaaacataaaaatttgaaggaactaaataaagagaaatctcatattaataacaaaatttgccATGAAATGGTGAGAAAGgaggaaagaaaaggaaaacctTTGGTAGACAATCCACGTTTTAATCTATGGGTACCAACCTAAAGTGACAAAGTAGAGTTAGTAAATGACTTTTGTAGGGGTAAAGAGGTAATTTAAAGCTCTAGTCAAagaatatgaacaaaaaaatggtattaatattaaatactatttattaattaatagtagAATTTTACTGGGAAAATGAACcaactttttttcctctcttctctttcttcaacattcaataaatttctcttttcaattcaaagttttagactaaaaaaatataatgaaaccccaaaaagaagaaaataagaaaaataaaaccccCAATTCCCAACGCTCTCAAAAATCCTCTCCGAATTCCCTTCTTCAATCATTACaagattttcaaattccaTTCCAAAACTCCATCCATCGATTCAATAATTCTTCTTCCTCTGACCTTTCTCCATGGCGTCGCTTCTCAAATTCAAGCTCCTTCCGACGCACTGCGGCGTCGCTCAGAGTCCTACTTTAAGCCCTAGGACCAGTCCTCTCGTTCACCTCCGCCGTCGGAAAACCACTCTTCGGATGCTTCTCACTCGGAATTCCGGCCGTCGGTCTCCTCGTCGCCGCTCCTTACCGGAGAATAAGAACAGAGACGACCGTAAGGGTTTGTCGCGGAGTAACACGTTGAAGGATTTGTTCGTTTCCTCGCCACCGTATCTTGGAACTGACTGTGATGTTCACCAGACGGCGGTCACGGCTCCAACCCGGAACGTGACTCCAGTTTgtgagaaggagaaggaggagGGTCACGTTGGATCACCCGGTTGGAATCCCGGTTCCCCTAGACCGGGTTGGACCGGTTTCCGATATAAATACTTGCTTCGGAAAACTTGGCGGCCGGTGCTCGTCGGAATCCCCGAGTAATggattctctttttttttttttttttttttagttttaaaagaaaacatcttttaattaatttaaaaatatatctaatctaatatttctatgtttttttagtatagATTTCAATCTTTACTTAAAATAGGGATGGGGGAAAGGATTAAGATCTTAATCAAGTGGGTTTGgggaaataataatttgttgcTATGGAAAATTATGAATAGATTTCCCATGAGTGGGAATTTGCTTATTTTTCTGTTCAATTTTACGCttgtttagtttttctaaTCATATGTTAATTAGTCAAATTAACTCTATACAATTCGTAGTACCAAATTTAAGGCTTAAACCTTGATTGATTTTCttgattgttttattatatagtttatgAAGTTGTATTTAAAATCTTGTTCTTAACTTTGTATGGTTTAGTTGGAGTGAGCAAATCCTAAACCAAATCTTTGATTGACCCCACTTTGACCATAGTCAAGAATAGTTAGTGAAATTTGAGTTAACAAATCTACTAGTGGCTTAACtcgattttaaaaaaaaaaaattgatgaagaTTGTCATCCATCGGTTCTTTTTATATCCTAAGTATCGTTCTTCCACAAATTTGTGGACTTCCAAATCTAGAAATTTTAACACCTTCCATCCCATAGTTGGGGGAACACGTCGTCCTCTTGTATATACTATCATGCGAGTGTTTTCAGTGCACATGCTCAACCCACCTAATGCCTTCATTTTATGTGTGTACATCCGTTGAACATTCATGTGCACACGTACAATGGGTTGTTGGTTGAACATGCATGGAGCATCGGGTGGACATCATGTGGACTATTTGGATTTTGTACTAGGTGGTAGGTTACTCAAAAGTTGAAGTTCTTATCAAATAACAAATCGTTCGTATAAATATGGAAGTGTAATCATGTTTGGCATAAATTCTATTTAGAAACTATTAACTTTTGaactcattattattattattatcatcatcatcatcatcaatgATATGTGTTCTAAGGCCACACTTTAACGAGTTTGACCGTTAAGTTTCCAAAAgaatattcaaatttctattaaagTGACCCATTAaagaatttaatcaaataaaggTTAAAATAGTACTGAGAGGAAGTTTAAGATTCAAAATATGAgatctaaaactaaaaaagccAAGgatctaaacaaaaaattagtaCAAAAGCTATTGtgtaataatcaaaatatattatttccttttagtttatttatttgggaCTTATTTTTTGAGGGATgtgtagagagagagagagagagagagagagaaaaaaagaattgggACCAAGAATTTGAATCAGATATAGAAAAGGCATATGAAATGTTTCTGTcacaaagaaaaagcaaaataaattccACTCCTAAAAAGCAACGCATCTCAACTTTAGATAAATATAACTCTGATTTCATTTGTAAAGACATAAAAATTGACGTGCCCTTTTGGTGGGATAAGTTCCTATTGCTGCCTTCAAGGatcttctccatttctttcttatcgACCCCTTTAcacaaattttcaacttcatcCTTATGATCTTATTAGTTTATAGACTTAATTCATATTAAGCCGATGTGACttcaaaagtttcaatttagtcTTATTTGACCAATTTGGTCcctaaacattttatttgtatgttacaaattttcatttgagttaTTATGCTCGTGGACTATTTTTGGATTTAATACCGAAAAACTATTGTTCTCTCAAACTTCTACCAAACTAGTAAGAAAAAGAGGGAGAGAATAAATACTTAATCTccaaaatttaagtttgataCCATCTTAGTCCttgtatttttaagtttaatattGTAACTCTCTGGGTACCGtcaaataatacatttttttccatatctcaaaaacttgaaaatcaaatttgaaaactcgAGTATCTAAATGCATGCTAGGGAGATCAAAAGTgttcttttcattattatgCAACTCTtccaaaataagaaaaaaacagagaaaagaaGACACTAGATCTTAGTGAAAACCTAAGTACTTACAATTATTAGTTCAAAGTTAGTGCTAGATTTGATGTTTTCCCCCATAATTTATAAGCTTAGTTGTTTATACTTTTTCCCATATATCATGTACTCAAATTCATCTTCTGTTCTCACCAGGGCCCCACAATTTCACATTACCCATGTAATCTTGAGCAcatccatcttcttctcaagCATACACaagtaatatatatcaatgacTAACCTCCACTGAGTATGATATGATATGGTATGAAAAACAGAATGAACAGTACGTACACGAAATGTGTATCAGGacaaaacaatt encodes:
- the LOC105435544 gene encoding uncharacterized protein LOC105435544, which produces MASLLKFKLLPTHCGVAQSPTLSPRTSPLVHLRRRKTTLRMLLTRNSGRRSPRRRSLPENKNRDDRKGLSRSNTLKDLFVSSPPYLGTDCDVHQTAVTAPTRNVTPVCEKEKEEGHVGSPGWNPGSPRPGWTGFRYKYLLRKTWRPVLVGIPE